A stretch of the SAR86 cluster bacterium genome encodes the following:
- a CDS encoding glutathione peroxidase: protein MKKFLLFSLVFFGSYAFSCSKVLDHEMRILDSNETLNLCQYENKVVLAVNVASRCGFTYQYEALQNLYTKYGKDEFVILGFPSRDFMYQEYSDESKVKEFCSTEYGVTFPMFATSPVKGKKANSFFKTLADITGQTPGWNFHKYLISKEGEVLSFDTKVEPDSQELTSQISKLL, encoded by the coding sequence ATGAAGAAATTTTTATTGTTCTCTCTCGTATTTTTTGGGTCTTATGCATTTTCATGTTCCAAAGTTTTGGATCATGAGATGAGGATTTTAGATTCGAACGAAACTTTGAATCTTTGCCAATATGAAAATAAAGTGGTTCTCGCTGTTAATGTTGCTAGTCGATGTGGTTTTACATATCAGTACGAAGCTCTTCAAAATCTATATACGAAGTATGGTAAGGATGAATTTGTAATATTGGGATTTCCATCAAGAGATTTCATGTATCAAGAATACAGCGATGAGTCCAAAGTAAAAGAGTTTTGTAGTACAGAATATGGTGTTACCTTTCCAATGTTTGCAACATCCCCCGTTAAAGGAAAAAAAGCAAATTCTTTTTTCAAAACTTTAGCTGACATTACAGGACAAACTCCTGGTTGGAATTTTCACAAGTATCTTATTTCAAAAGAAGGCGAAGTGTTAAGCTTTGATACTAAAGTAGAGCCTGATAGCCAGGAGCTAACATCTCAGATTTCTAAGCTCCTATAA
- the orn gene encoding oligoribonuclease — MTDKKKYPTLVWLDLEMTGLDPDSERVIEIATAITSHDLSEIIEGPNLVIQQPMEFIDNMDDWNTNQHTKSGLVESLKVTNITIEEAQKQTLEFLSMHAEKGRSPLCGNSISHDRRFLRRYMPELDAFFHYRNVDVSSIKELIKRWNPELLDGFKKSGGHRAMEDVLESIQELKFYRDKFFVR, encoded by the coding sequence ATGACAGATAAAAAGAAATATCCTACCCTAGTTTGGCTAGATTTAGAAATGACGGGTTTAGACCCAGATTCGGAAAGAGTTATTGAAATTGCCACAGCGATTACTAGTCATGACCTATCAGAAATAATTGAAGGACCAAACCTCGTGATCCAGCAACCAATGGAGTTCATTGACAATATGGATGACTGGAATACTAATCAGCATACAAAATCTGGACTAGTTGAAAGCTTAAAAGTCACAAATATAACTATCGAAGAGGCACAGAAACAAACACTTGAATTTTTATCTATGCATGCCGAGAAAGGAAGATCGCCATTATGTGGCAACTCTATTTCTCATGATAGGCGTTTTTTAAGAAGATATATGCCAGAGCTAGATGCTTTTTTTCATTACAGAAACGTTGACGTTAGCTCAATAAAAGAACTCATTAAGAGATGGAATCCCGAGCTACTTGATGGTTTTAAGAAAAGTGGCGGACATCGAGCTATGGAAGATGTTCTTGAGTCCATTCAAGAGTTGAAGTTTTACCGAGATAAATTCTTTGTTCGATAA
- a CDS encoding L,D-transpeptidase produces MSRYIVINPIKIIFLLIIAASCSTLVEDKNLNKNIIMKKIQSIDSNFSNLDTLLFVDIDTQSLLHIKKGTVFKKYSISSSYYGTGSTENSLKTPLGRHEIYKKIGDGLPNNAILKGRVWNGAIADIITEPIDTDFDHVTSRILWLDGLELGKNKGEGIDSRNRYIYIHGTAEEGLIGKPASDGCIRMYNDDVIELFDLVDEKAQVWIY; encoded by the coding sequence ATGTCACGTTATATTGTAATAAATCCTATAAAAATAATCTTTCTGTTAATCATAGCAGCATCATGTTCAACATTAGTGGAAGATAAAAACCTCAATAAAAACATAATCATGAAAAAAATACAATCCATAGACTCAAATTTTTCTAATTTAGACACCTTGCTATTTGTTGACATTGATACACAATCTCTTCTACATATAAAAAAAGGTACAGTTTTTAAAAAATATAGCATCTCTTCCTCTTATTATGGTACAGGTAGTACAGAGAACAGTTTAAAAACTCCTCTTGGAAGACATGAAATCTATAAGAAGATAGGTGATGGTCTGCCGAATAACGCTATTCTAAAAGGACGGGTCTGGAATGGAGCGATTGCAGATATTATTACAGAGCCTATAGATACTGATTTTGACCACGTTACTTCTAGGATCTTATGGTTAGATGGTCTTGAGCTTGGAAAAAATAAAGGAGAAGGTATAGATTCTAGAAATAGGTATATTTACATCCATGGAACAGCTGAAGAGGGATTAATAGGAAAACCTGCTTCTGATGGCTGCATAAGGATGTATAATGACGATGTAATAGAGCTTTTTGATCTAGTTGATGAAAAGGCACAAGTCTGGATTTATTAG
- a CDS encoding 5-formyltetrahydrofolate cyclo-ligase: MTKKSYLRKEYIELRNGITFDEVHNAEINLLSIVRNNSELYANKKVSCYWSIGKELPTHELVLMLSDIGSEVYLPKMIDNSKKLKFVKTDGQLSLRKNNLGISEPIGNTEIDPNELDIIFLPCVCFDEKGYRIGMGKGYYDYSLADIDSSSIELIILAHEFQKIENCLPEDHDIKAHMCITEKTIYKFK, translated from the coding sequence ATGACCAAAAAATCCTATTTGAGAAAAGAATATATCGAACTGAGAAATGGTATTACTTTTGATGAAGTCCATAATGCTGAAATCAATTTATTATCTATAGTAAGAAATAATTCAGAATTATACGCAAATAAAAAAGTGTCTTGCTATTGGTCAATTGGCAAAGAACTCCCAACTCATGAACTAGTTTTAATGCTTTCTGACATTGGATCAGAAGTCTATTTGCCCAAGATGATTGATAATTCTAAAAAGCTTAAATTCGTTAAGACAGATGGTCAGCTTAGTTTAAGAAAGAACAATTTAGGGATTTCTGAACCAATAGGGAATACAGAAATTGACCCAAATGAGCTAGACATAATATTTCTCCCTTGCGTTTGTTTTGACGAAAAAGGATATAGGATTGGCATGGGAAAAGGCTATTATGATTATTCGTTAGCTGATATAGATTCTTCCAGTATTGAACTAATAATATTGGCGCATGAATTCCAGAAAATTGAAAATTGCCTTCCTGAAGATCATGATATAAAAGCGCATATGTGTATCACGGAAAAGACAATATACAAATTTAAATGA
- the miaB gene encoding tRNA (N6-isopentenyl adenosine(37)-C2)-methylthiotransferase MiaB: MAKKLFIKTHGCQMNEYDSARMQDLLGDSHGFETTQNEDEADLILLNTCSIREKAQEKVFHQLGRWKKLKEKNPNLKIGVGGCVASQEGENIIKRAPQVDLVFGPQTIHRVPDLYKNITEAKPASVDIAFPRTEKFDYFPEQKIDGPTAFVSIMEGCNKYCSFCVVPHTRGHEISRPIDDILKEIRGLSLQGVKEINLLGQNVNSYRDSKLKTKGLGLTNLIRASAKIEGIQRIQFTTSHPFEFGQDLIDIYLEVPELISYVHLPVQSGSNSILEKMRRRHTRDEYLEIIEKLKTVREGISISSDFIVGFPGETENDFLDTLDLVDRVGYDESFSFIYSPRPNTTAKDLEDDVPLEEKKNRLSVLQHKLENSALNISRKMVGETRKCLVTGVSKKNPGEFQARTENNKVVIFSCSDQSMIGKIVDIEIVEAKNKSLRGVAA, encoded by the coding sequence ATGGCCAAGAAACTTTTTATCAAGACCCACGGATGTCAAATGAATGAATATGACTCCGCAAGGATGCAAGATTTACTTGGTGATAGTCATGGATTTGAAACTACACAAAACGAGGACGAAGCAGACCTGATACTCTTAAATACCTGTTCAATTCGTGAAAAAGCACAAGAAAAAGTTTTTCATCAGTTAGGCAGATGGAAAAAATTAAAAGAAAAAAATCCCAATTTAAAAATAGGAGTTGGAGGTTGTGTAGCAAGCCAGGAAGGAGAGAACATAATAAAGAGAGCGCCCCAAGTTGATTTAGTTTTCGGTCCTCAAACAATCCACAGAGTTCCAGATCTTTATAAAAATATCACCGAAGCTAAGCCTGCTTCTGTGGATATAGCCTTTCCAAGGACAGAAAAATTTGATTATTTTCCAGAACAGAAAATTGATGGACCAACCGCATTTGTTTCAATCATGGAAGGCTGCAATAAATATTGTTCATTTTGTGTAGTACCTCACACAAGAGGTCATGAAATAAGTAGACCTATAGATGACATCCTCAAAGAAATTAGAGGATTGTCCTTGCAAGGTGTCAAAGAGATAAACTTACTTGGCCAAAATGTAAATTCATATCGAGATTCAAAGCTAAAGACAAAAGGACTGGGATTAACAAATTTAATCAGAGCCTCAGCTAAAATAGAAGGAATTCAAAGAATTCAATTTACAACTTCTCATCCTTTTGAGTTTGGTCAAGATCTAATTGATATTTATCTAGAAGTGCCAGAGTTAATTAGTTATGTTCATCTGCCTGTCCAAAGTGGGTCAAACTCTATTCTAGAAAAGATGAGACGCAGACACACCAGAGACGAATACTTGGAGATTATTGAAAAATTAAAAACCGTAAGAGAAGGCATTAGCATATCTTCTGACTTCATAGTTGGATTTCCTGGAGAAACAGAAAACGACTTCTTGGACACTTTGGATCTCGTTGATCGGGTTGGTTACGATGAATCTTTTAGTTTTATTTATAGCCCACGGCCTAATACAACAGCAAAAGATTTGGAGGATGATGTGCCTCTTGAAGAGAAGAAGAACAGGCTTTCAGTTCTACAGCATAAATTAGAAAACTCAGCATTGAATATAAGTAGAAAAATGGTCGGTGAGACAAGAAAATGTCTCGTCACAGGAGTTTCTAAAAAGAATCCTGGAGAGTTTCAGGCTCGTACTGAAAATAATAAAGTGGTTATCTTTTCATGCTCAGATCAATCAATGATTGGTAAAATAGTCGATATAGAAATCGTAGAAGCAAAAAATAAATCTTTACGAGGTGTAGCTGCATAG
- a CDS encoding CBS domain-containing protein has translation MNDEPPSILAESSELGLRKKIKDRIKEIYQNFSYKPQNKQELAGSIRDSSERGVLEKGTLNMIEGALRVSTDQVRDVMIPRPQVVFVERNEKPQDFLPRVIKSSHSRFPVINSENDKIEGILLAKDLLPFLSSEDLDNFELSKLIRPAILIPESKKLNILLDELRAGRNHMAIVLDEYGDITGIVTIEDVLEEIVGEIEDEHDKDAGTLIKEIGQDEYLVSALTPIDVFNENFGSSLSDKDFDTLGGIVMHHFARFPKPNDAINIEGWRFIINSLERRRIKRIKVSKIT, from the coding sequence ATGAACGACGAACCCCCAAGTATTTTAGCTGAGTCTAGTGAGCTCGGCCTTAGGAAAAAAATAAAAGACAGAATAAAAGAAATTTATCAAAATTTCTCCTATAAACCCCAGAATAAACAAGAACTTGCCGGATCCATAAGAGATTCAAGCGAGAGAGGTGTACTTGAGAAAGGTACTTTGAATATGATCGAGGGAGCCCTTAGAGTCTCTACAGATCAAGTAAGGGACGTAATGATTCCCAGACCACAAGTAGTTTTTGTTGAAAGAAATGAGAAGCCGCAAGACTTCTTGCCTAGAGTTATTAAATCGAGTCACTCTAGATTTCCAGTTATAAACTCAGAAAATGACAAAATTGAAGGTATTTTATTAGCAAAAGACCTTCTTCCCTTCTTATCTTCTGAAGATTTAGATAACTTTGAACTTTCCAAGCTTATCAGACCTGCAATATTGATCCCTGAGAGCAAAAAATTGAATATATTACTTGATGAATTAAGAGCGGGAAGAAATCATATGGCCATTGTGCTTGACGAATATGGAGATATTACTGGAATTGTAACAATCGAAGATGTTTTAGAAGAAATTGTTGGTGAAATAGAAGACGAGCATGATAAAGACGCAGGAACTTTAATAAAAGAAATTGGTCAAGATGAATATCTTGTATCTGCACTCACTCCAATAGATGTTTTCAATGAAAATTTTGGTTCTTCTCTGAGTGACAAAGATTTTGATACTTTAGGCGGCATAGTGATGCATCATTTTGCGAGGTTTCCCAAGCCAAACGATGCTATCAATATAGAAGGTTGGCGGTTTATAATAAATTCACTGGAAAGAAGAAGGATCAAGAGAATTAAAGTCTCCAAAATAACTTAA
- a CDS encoding cell division protein ZapA, producing MSKETTTVKILGASYKIACPPEESEEVKKAAIFLDNKLNEVKESSGLDEKRAAIITALNISNEYLKNLSDVSKDESVNQGLDNLTLEVKKQLKSLSFKAQ from the coding sequence ATGAGTAAAGAAACTACAACTGTAAAAATTCTAGGAGCAAGTTATAAAATAGCCTGTCCTCCAGAAGAATCAGAAGAAGTAAAAAAAGCTGCAATATTTTTAGATAATAAACTGAATGAGGTAAAAGAATCATCTGGTCTTGATGAGAAGAGAGCGGCAATTATAACCGCACTAAATATAAGTAATGAATACCTCAAAAACTTGTCTGATGTGAGTAAAGATGAATCCGTTAATCAAGGTCTTGATAATTTAACCTTAGAGGTTAAAAAACAGTTAAAAAGTTTATCTTTTAAAGCTCAGTAA
- the ybeY gene encoding rRNA maturation RNase YbeY — MIPSSSNIFISGDLEGLSCTEEDISSLIQLLIDTEPSLESLFLKKSVNIRFISKTEIKELNFRFLNKDRPTNVLSFPTQESNLDDELLGDIAICPEIIKSEAIDQNKENQSHLSHIILHSLLHLTGHDHSDDGSAEIMENIEVEALKKIGIANPY; from the coding sequence GTGATACCTTCCAGTTCCAATATTTTTATTTCTGGAGATCTTGAGGGACTGTCTTGCACCGAAGAGGATATATCAAGTTTAATTCAACTTTTAATCGACACAGAACCAAGCTTAGAAAGTTTATTTTTAAAAAAATCCGTAAATATTAGATTCATATCCAAAACTGAGATCAAGGAATTGAATTTTAGATTTCTTAATAAAGACAGGCCAACAAATGTTCTATCTTTCCCCACCCAAGAATCTAACCTCGATGATGAATTATTAGGAGATATTGCCATATGTCCTGAAATTATAAAAAGTGAAGCTATTGATCAAAATAAAGAAAACCAAAGTCATTTATCCCACATCATTCTTCACTCTTTACTTCATCTAACAGGACATGATCACTCAGATGACGGCTCTGCTGAGATTATGGAAAATATTGAAGTAGAAGCTTTAAAAAAAATAGGTATTGCGAATCCCTATTGA
- a CDS encoding PhoH family protein yields MKFHLEPVNHDKISDLCGPTNSILKQIEEELGIKILNRGASFRIKGETSNAQIAKNIILRIYDDLEENKTISSEEVHLYLRKGMNDLKNIKKDTSARQIIKTPNLIVAANYGSQEHYVETIRKKVLTFGIGPAGTGKTFLAVALAVEQFTRGEVEKILLVRPAVEAGEKLGFLPGDLSQKVDPYLRPLYDALFQMLGYKETTQLIERNIIEVVPLAFMRGRTLNNSFIILDESQNATVEQMKMFLTRFGFGSKVVITGDITQIDLPKNTLSGLVHSLEVLKSVDDIGLVEFESKDVVRHGLVQKIVEAYAKFAN; encoded by the coding sequence ATGAAATTTCACTTAGAGCCTGTAAATCACGACAAAATAAGTGACTTATGTGGGCCTACTAATTCAATTCTTAAGCAAATAGAAGAAGAACTGGGAATAAAAATCTTAAACAGAGGTGCAAGCTTTAGAATCAAAGGAGAAACTTCAAACGCGCAGATAGCTAAAAACATCATTCTAAGAATTTATGATGATCTTGAAGAAAATAAAACTATTAGTTCAGAAGAAGTTCACTTATATTTAAGGAAAGGAATGAATGATTTAAAAAATATTAAAAAAGACACTTCGGCTAGACAGATAATTAAAACACCTAACCTGATAGTTGCAGCTAATTATGGTAGCCAAGAGCATTATGTTGAGACCATTAGAAAAAAGGTATTAACTTTTGGTATAGGACCCGCTGGTACAGGAAAGACATTTTTAGCCGTTGCTCTAGCCGTGGAGCAATTTACAAGAGGAGAAGTTGAAAAGATTTTGTTAGTGCGTCCTGCAGTGGAGGCCGGAGAAAAGCTTGGTTTTTTACCGGGTGACTTAAGCCAAAAAGTTGATCCTTACTTGAGACCTCTTTATGACGCGTTATTTCAGATGTTGGGCTACAAAGAAACTACTCAGCTAATAGAGCGGAATATAATTGAAGTTGTACCTTTGGCTTTTATGAGAGGTAGAACATTAAATAATTCCTTTATTATTCTTGATGAAAGTCAAAACGCAACAGTAGAGCAAATGAAAATGTTTCTTACAAGATTTGGTTTTGGTTCGAAAGTAGTTATCACGGGAGACATAACTCAAATAGACTTACCTAAAAACACACTCTCTGGTTTGGTCCATTCTTTAGAAGTATTAAAATCTGTCGATGATATTGGATTAGTAGAATTTGAATCAAAAGATGTTGTACGTCATGGTCTTGTTCAAAAAATTGTTGAGGCTTACGCTAAGTTTGCTAATTAA
- the lnt gene encoding apolipoprotein N-acyltransferase, with amino-acid sequence MLKKRFLALICGVIFSFGFAPFDLWLISVLSVAVLVGLLNKSSNKEAFLLGYTFGFGMWLSGISWLYVSIHYHGNIGIIGSSLIILIFISILSLYSGFLFLLNNVLESLSPKKIIFLTLPIAWTLLEFLRSYLFTGFPWLISGTMLADTFIDGYTPIIGAQGNSFFLILLSVLVYKLYENITENRSALLLSTFSLLILMPSYFLKTVEWTSAENKIQVSLYQPNLTLEDKWSQFGIIKSQGMIEKSIEDANDGDLIVFPETALILSEKDNQPFMNRIKSKSSEKNITLITGILEREDNYRVRNRLQTLGTMEDVYDKVKLVPFGEFIPLEKYLGSFLDIIGLNLTNTLPGEAVRSIETGKLRISPSICYEIAFDEHIRKTAKDSNILLTVSNDTWFGKSIGPIQHLEIAQNRALEHKKPLIRATNSGISAYVSKNGEIIESQTYFEDKTLTRNITLYSGHTFYSKYGNLPLLIFLILYVSFMSFKKLFNTNIK; translated from the coding sequence ATGCTCAAGAAGAGATTTCTTGCCCTTATTTGTGGTGTAATTTTTTCATTTGGTTTTGCACCATTTGACCTCTGGTTAATATCTGTTCTTTCAGTTGCAGTACTAGTTGGATTATTAAATAAATCTTCAAATAAAGAAGCATTCCTTCTCGGATATACATTTGGATTTGGTATGTGGTTATCTGGAATTTCCTGGTTGTATGTGAGTATTCACTATCATGGAAATATAGGAATTATAGGTTCATCTTTAATCATTCTTATTTTTATTTCTATCCTATCTTTATACTCAGGTTTTTTGTTTCTACTCAATAATGTGTTGGAATCATTAAGTCCAAAAAAAATAATTTTTCTCACTCTACCAATTGCATGGACTCTTTTGGAGTTCCTCAGATCCTACCTCTTCACAGGTTTTCCATGGTTGATTTCTGGCACAATGTTGGCAGATACCTTTATAGATGGTTACACACCAATTATTGGTGCTCAAGGTAATAGTTTCTTTCTTATTCTTCTATCAGTTTTGGTTTATAAACTTTATGAAAATATAACAGAAAATAGATCTGCCCTACTCCTTTCTACATTTTCGTTATTGATCCTCATGCCCTCTTATTTTCTTAAAACAGTTGAGTGGACTTCAGCTGAAAACAAGATTCAGGTAAGTCTTTATCAACCAAATTTAACCTTAGAGGATAAGTGGAGTCAGTTTGGAATCATTAAATCTCAAGGAATGATTGAAAAATCTATAGAAGATGCAAATGATGGTGATCTTATAGTCTTTCCTGAGACAGCATTGATATTATCTGAAAAAGATAATCAACCTTTTATGAATCGCATTAAAAGCAAAAGTTCTGAAAAAAATATAACACTTATAACTGGGATACTTGAAAGAGAGGATAATTATAGAGTTAGAAACAGGTTGCAAACACTTGGTACTATGGAAGACGTCTACGACAAGGTTAAACTAGTACCATTTGGCGAATTTATACCTCTAGAAAAGTATTTGGGAAGTTTTTTAGATATTATTGGCTTAAATTTAACAAATACATTACCTGGAGAAGCTGTTAGATCAATAGAAACTGGAAAATTAAGGATTTCACCAAGTATTTGTTATGAAATAGCTTTTGACGAACACATAAGGAAAACTGCTAAAGATAGCAACATTTTGCTGACAGTGAGCAATGATACCTGGTTTGGTAAATCGATTGGCCCTATTCAGCATCTAGAAATAGCTCAAAATAGAGCTTTAGAACATAAAAAACCTTTAATTAGGGCTACAAACAGCGGAATTAGTGCTTATGTATCAAAAAATGGAGAAATTATTGAGAGTCAAACTTATTTTGAAGATAAAACTTTGACCAGAAATATAACCCTCTATTCTGGACATACTTTTTACTCTAAGTATGGTAATTTACCTTTGTTAATATTTCTCATTTTATATGTGAGTTTTATGTCGTTTAAGAAACTTTTTAATACTAATATTAAATAA
- a CDS encoding DUF1820 family protein, whose translation MAKKGIYKIVFVQLGEIYEVYAEAIYQSDMYGFIEVEEYIFDQKSQIVVDTSEEKLKNEFKGVQRSYIPINCIMRIDEVDKKGTAKITSSDSAKIMPISNPAFQGPDK comes from the coding sequence ATGGCAAAAAAAGGAATCTACAAAATAGTATTTGTTCAATTGGGTGAAATCTATGAGGTTTATGCTGAGGCCATTTACCAAAGTGACATGTATGGATTCATAGAAGTCGAGGAATATATATTCGATCAAAAGTCGCAAATAGTTGTGGATACAAGTGAAGAAAAACTAAAAAACGAATTCAAAGGTGTTCAAAGAAGTTATATACCTATAAATTGTATAATGAGAATTGATGAAGTGGATAAGAAGGGAACAGCAAAAATAACTTCGAGTGATTCAGCAAAAATTATGCCTATTTCCAATCCTGCTTTTCAAGGGCCTGATAAATAA
- the rpiA gene encoding ribose-5-phosphate isomerase RpiA, with amino-acid sequence MNQDLKKEKSAKEAFSFIEKDIKKDSVIGIGTGTTTNFFIEELNKARLHIKGVVCSSDASEKLIDSSYEVLSLNEVHSIDFYIDGADEYNDRKELIKGGGGALTREKILAYSSDIFVCIVDESKYTDLLGKFPLPIEVIEIARSAISRELMKMGGKPIFRNGFISDNGNKIIDIHNLPIDIPYDLEAELNNIPGVVENGIFANRKADVIICSTDSSIEIIQ; translated from the coding sequence ATGAATCAAGACCTAAAAAAGGAAAAATCAGCAAAGGAAGCTTTTAGTTTTATCGAGAAAGATATAAAGAAAGACTCAGTTATTGGAATTGGAACGGGAACTACAACTAATTTCTTCATAGAAGAACTAAATAAAGCCAGATTGCACATAAAAGGTGTTGTGTGCAGCTCAGATGCTTCGGAAAAATTAATAGATAGCTCTTACGAAGTCTTGTCACTAAATGAAGTTCACTCTATCGATTTTTATATTGATGGAGCAGATGAATACAATGATAGAAAGGAATTGATAAAAGGGGGTGGTGGAGCTCTTACAAGAGAAAAAATACTTGCATATTCATCAGACATCTTTGTTTGTATCGTAGACGAATCAAAATATACAGATTTATTAGGTAAATTTCCTCTGCCAATTGAAGTAATAGAGATTGCAAGAAGTGCTATTTCAAGAGAGCTCATGAAAATGGGGGGGAAGCCTATTTTTAGAAATGGTTTTATTTCAGATAATGGAAATAAAATAATAGATATCCATAACTTGCCTATAGACATACCTTATGATCTAGAGGCCGAATTAAATAATATTCCTGGCGTCGTGGAGAACGGAATATTTGCAAACAGAAAGGCAGATGTCATCATTTGCTCGACAGATTCTTCTATCGAAATAATTCAGTAG
- the ilvA gene encoding threonine ammonia-lyase, biosynthetic, which produces MNSSNLKKYVGLIESSNVYDVAQITPVTKANQLSKLLKNEVLLKREDLQPIFSFKIRGAYNKLSKLKQKGIKGPFIAASAGNHAQGVAFGAKSLGLKAYIVMPITTPSIKVNSVKNYGGKVVLYGDNFDEAFQHAKFLAKEQGYIFIHPYDDKDVIAGQGTIGKELIEQVDSEIDAIFVPVGGGGLLAGLGTYVKSVSPKTKIIGVEPEDAACLKLALDNNKRLSLPEVGLFADGVAVKQIGKETFSLIRDWIDDIVTITVDEMCASVQDTFQETRTISEPAGALALAGLKKYSLSRGLKNKTLIAINSGSNLNFDRLGHIVERVQFGESKEALLSVKIPEEKGSFRKFCNHLGKRSISEFNYRAEESEEANIFVACRFNDKEGKLKLVKHLKSKGFSPKDLSENEVAKLHIKHMVGGRAPKEVFSKGEYIFRVQFPERPGALIDFLDKLSDRFNITLFHYRNQGAAYGRVLVGFESKEKNYPKLLKYLSNTGFRFWDETQNSAYKSFLK; this is translated from the coding sequence ATGAATTCTTCTAATTTAAAAAAGTATGTAGGTTTGATTGAGTCCTCAAACGTTTATGATGTGGCTCAAATTACTCCTGTAACAAAAGCAAATCAGCTCTCGAAGTTACTCAAAAATGAAGTTTTGCTTAAAAGAGAAGATCTTCAGCCTATTTTCTCTTTTAAAATCAGAGGAGCTTACAATAAATTATCAAAATTAAAGCAAAAAGGCATAAAAGGTCCCTTTATTGCAGCTTCAGCAGGAAATCATGCTCAAGGTGTTGCGTTTGGCGCTAAAAGCTTAGGATTAAAGGCATATATTGTCATGCCTATCACTACACCATCTATTAAAGTGAATTCAGTAAAAAACTACGGAGGTAAGGTTGTTTTGTATGGCGATAATTTCGACGAAGCTTTCCAACATGCGAAATTTCTAGCTAAAGAACAAGGATATATCTTCATACATCCATACGATGATAAAGATGTAATTGCTGGCCAAGGTACCATAGGTAAAGAGTTGATCGAACAGGTAGATAGTGAGATTGATGCTATTTTCGTCCCGGTTGGTGGCGGAGGACTGCTTGCCGGTCTTGGCACCTATGTTAAATCTGTCAGTCCTAAAACCAAGATTATAGGTGTTGAGCCAGAAGATGCTGCTTGTTTGAAGTTAGCTCTAGATAATAATAAGAGATTATCTTTACCTGAGGTTGGTTTATTTGCAGATGGCGTTGCAGTTAAACAAATAGGAAAGGAAACATTTTCTTTAATAAGAGACTGGATCGATGATATTGTGACCATCACAGTAGATGAGATGTGCGCATCTGTTCAAGATACTTTTCAAGAGACAAGAACAATCTCAGAGCCTGCGGGCGCTCTGGCTTTGGCAGGATTAAAAAAATATAGCCTTTCGAGAGGATTAAAGAATAAGACCCTAATTGCAATTAATTCTGGTTCAAATTTAAATTTTGATCGTTTGGGTCATATTGTAGAAAGAGTCCAATTTGGAGAGAGTAAAGAAGCACTCCTAAGTGTAAAGATACCAGAGGAGAAGGGGAGCTTCAGAAAATTTTGTAATCACCTGGGTAAAAGAAGTATTTCTGAATTTAATTACAGAGCAGAAGAAAGTGAAGAAGCTAATATATTTGTAGCATGCAGATTTAATGATAAGGAAGGTAAATTAAAGTTGGTAAAACATTTAAAGTCTAAAGGGTTTTCACCTAAGGATCTTTCAGAGAATGAAGTTGCAAAACTTCATATAAAGCATATGGTAGGTGGAAGGGCACCAAAAGAAGTTTTCAGTAAGGGTGAATATATCTTTAGAGTTCAATTCCCTGAACGTCCAGGAGCTTTGATAGATTTTTTGGATAAGTTGAGCGACAGATTCAATATAACATTATTCCATTATAGGAATCAGGGTGCAGCATATGGAAGAGTTCTAGTTGGCTTTGAGTCTAAGGAAAAGAATTATCCCAAATTATTAAAATATTTAAGTAATACCGGATTTAGATTTTGGGATGAAACACAAAATTCAGCCTACAAATCATTTTTAAAGTAG